CCATGTTTAACGTGTAGTGATATAAAAAATATAGAGGAGTACATGAAATATGCAAATGCCAATAAAAAGTAATCACATCCCACCCATAGGAGATTGTACAAATCTTTTTGAACGATTATCAAAATATATATCAAGATTTGATGAGAAATGGGTAAATGAAATAGAACCAGCAAAAAAAGAGGACATAGATACGCTGAAAAATCTAACACAAATTAATAAATATAACTATCATTTTCCTAAAGAATATGAGATTTATTTAAATTATATGGGGCAGGATGATAAGGGTTTACTAAAAACTCAACTTCCAGGATATGCTTCAATTTCTGAGATAATTAATTCTTATGAAGGGATACATGAGGAAGCACCAGACACTTTAAGTGATAAATATATACATTTTTTTCAAAAAGAATTATTTGATGGTCAACTATCATTTGATTTTACCCAAACTGATAATCCTCTGATTGTTATGACTGATGAGGATAGCGAGTTTGTAAGTTATTTTGCAGATAACTTTGAAAAACTCTTATTTCAATGTGCATTTAGTAAATATGAAAGATTAAATTATGATAAGTGTATAATCTTTGCTGGATCACCTAATATGCTTAAAGAAGCAATACAGAAGCATAATGAATCGGATGTTTTTGGCATAATTGATAAATTTTCAAAAACATATAATTTTCAAAGAGGTTGGTTTAGTGACCTGACCCATCACATAGGTTTTAAAGACGGCATTAGCTTTTACATCGATAGTAGAAATAATTCTTTGCGTGGATTTATAGCAGGTGATTTAGATAAACAAATCGACATTATTGGTGAAACCTTACTAGCTGAATTATGTGTTAATAAAAAAAATTAAAGCTTTCACCATGCTTATATGCAAAGTTTCACACTAATATTGGGGTATCAACACTGATTTTGGAAAGGATTTCTTGAAAAATGCTACTATGCTTGAAGTAGGCAACCGAGTCTGTCAAGATTTTGTGTAACCATTTACAATCCCAACAACTAGATCGTACAATACAACCAACAAACCAAACGCTTAAAAACTTGACAAACACGCTTAGACCAACTTCCCAAGGCTTATTCCAACTCGAACGGCGAGGAGGAATGAGCCTTTTAAGCATGCACACGAGAGTCTCGCAGAGATGAAGGGTCTGGAGAGAATCCATGTCCTATAAGCGGATTTTTCTAAAAGAAGAAAGGCTGCCGAGTTACTCGACAGCCGTGGGCGAAAGAAAGTTTCCCAAAAAAGAGAAAACAGCTACTCACCACTTAACCGGCAAAGAATGATAACCAAACGCTAAATCAATCATGGCACTTGCTTCTTGACGCTTCAACAAATCTTTTGCGCGGAATGTGAAGAAGCCATCTGCGCTTATCTTCGTATCAGGATCGACGATGCCTTGTGAAGCAAGAGTAGTGATCGCATCTTTTGCCCATGCATCGGCTTTGTCTTGCAGCTTCACTTTGCTGGTTGCCACGGGTTCAAGCTGCTTCAAAGTTTGGATCATGACAGCAGCGGCTTGTCTTGAAATAGGTGCCGAAAGGTTCAAATCAGGGAGGCTCGCGGCCAATTGCTGTCTATTCATGTCTTCGTCCCCGGGAAATCCGTACCAGCCATTTGCTTTGACCAGAGCGTCAATAAATTCGCCTTGTGTCATGGTCCCTGTAGGATCAAATTTACCTTCCGTTTTTGCTCCCATAATGGAAAGAGCGCTGACATTACTGATATAGGTCTTATAGCTACTGGTGTTAGGGACGTCTGAGTAAGTCTCCTTCCTATCCATTTTTTGTGAATGGGCAACGGCGTGTGTGACGTCTTTTGGCGTGGAATAATAGAAGTATTGGATGTTGCTGTTTTTGTCTTCCTTGAACGCGATTTTATTGCCTTCCTCATCTACAAACAGCAGTGGATGAATCATTCGTAGCTTTTGTTTTCCACCGGTTTTATCCTCCAGCATGAGTGAGCCATTCTCGTAGGCAATCGAAGTGCGGTTCCAAAAGCCACGCGTATTTTGGTACAGCCCGATATATTTTGGTGCATCTCTTTCACTCAAGGGCAAATAAACAGGCTCTGCTTTTTCTTTTTCGGGGAAATAATGATCCATGAACTCTTTGAAAATATCGGATCTCATGTCCGAATCACTGTTGTAGGACATATAAAAGGCGGTTTTTTGTTCAGGGATCAATACGATCAGGGAAGCATGGCCAGGTATGTTTCCTCCCTTGAAAACCACGTGCTGACCATTTGCCAGCTCTCTATAGAGGTTTTCAAAGCCTACTGTTGTGACCGGGATGTCCTTTTCCGCGAAAATCTGGTAAGAATGCATCAAGTCTAGGCTTTTCTGGCTGACAATTTCCTTGCCGTCAAATTTCCCGTTTTGCAGCTGCATGATCAAGTACTTGGCCATGTCTTCTCCCGTTGATAGAATGCTTCCCTGCGGAGCATCACTTGGAATGAATCCTTCTGCGGGATGTGGCTCGCCATTAGGGCGGTAATGGGCAGCCATTCTCTTCAAGAGCTCAGGCTTTAAGCGAACGCTACTCGAGGTCATTCCGAGAGGCTTGAACACTTTTTCATCCATATACTGGGCAAAGGGGATTCCACTTGCTTTTTCCACGGCGTAGCCAGCGAGTAAGAATCCTGTATTATCGTAGGAATAGACCTCGCCAGGTGGTCGGATGACGGACGGCATTTTATTCTTTGAAACGAATTCAGCCATCGAGATGTCCTGCTCGATGTATTGTGGACCGAGAAAGGTAGTGATGTCAGGAGAATCGAAGCCGCTTGAATAGGTAAGCATGTCGTACAGAGTGAGCGGTTTTCCCGTCTTATTGGGAATCTTTAGATCGCCGAGATATTCCTCTACATTATGATGCAGGTCTATTTTGCCCGCATCGACTTGCTGCAAGACCGCCATGGCGGTAAAGGTTTTCGTTACAGAGCCAATTTGGAACACCGTGTCTTTATCAACAGGGATTTTCTTTTCCTTGTCAGCGAAGCCGTATCCTTTGTTCACGAGGACCTTGCCATCACGGACGACAGCAAAGTTGGAACCATTCACATTAAATTTTTTCATCTTCTCTGCAAACAGTTGATCGGCAAACGCTTCTACTTCTTTTGCATCCAGCGGTCCTTTTATGTTATTGGCAGCAATGGAAGCAGTCTGATTTATTTCCATTGCACCGAGTGGCTGGGTGCATACGGCAATCAAGGTCGCGGAGAGAAGAAAAACCGTGAGACTCATTTTTTGAAAAGCTTTTTTCATGTGTGATTCTCCTTTGAGTTTTGCTAATACGTTTTGTCGCACCGACTCCGAGAGTGAGCGCTTGAGCACAGTATGGCAAAGCTCTTGTCATACTCGGTAGTAACTTTCTGTCATATGACACTTTGGCACTGGCTCATACGCAGGTTCCAAGAGCATATGAAAAAGACTGCCGAGTTTCTCGACAGCCTTAAAGTAGGGGAGAGTAATTATTAATCTTTCAGCTCGGTAATCACTTTTGAGGCGCGTTTTTCATCCGGGGTAGGGAACATTTGAAATTGATGCTGAAGCTCGATTTCCTTCTCATTCAAGTCACTTGAAACTTTTTGCTCAGCTTGTCCCCTGTGTTTATCGCTATTTTCCACGACCATTCACCTCCCTCAAAGGAGTAGGGTATACAACAAGTCCCTACTTTATCCCAAAAATAGGAAAAGGATGCTTATCGTTTAATCGGCAATGAATAGTAACCAAATGCTAAGTCAAGCAAGGCACTGGCTTCTTGACGCTTCAGTAAATCTTTTGCGCGGAATGTGAAAGAGCCATCTGCGTTTACCTTCGTGTCAGGATCGACGATGCCTTGTGAAACAAGAGCAGTGATCGCATCTTTTGCCCATGCGTCGGCCGGGTCTTGCAGCGTCACTTTGCTGGTTGCCACAGGTTCAAGCTGCTTTAAATTTTGGATCATGGCAGCAGCGACTTGTCTTGTAATTGGTGCCGATGGGTTCAAATTAGGGATGCCTGCGGCCAATTGCTGTCTAAGTCCGTCTTCACTCCCGGCCATTACGTAATGGCCTTCTGCTTTGATCAGGGTGTCAGCAAATTCGCCTTGTGTCATGGTCCCTGTAGGATCAAATTTACTTCCTGATTTCGCTCCCATAATGGAAAGGGCGCTGAGGTTGTTGATATGGGTCTTATAGCTGCTAGTGTTAGGGACGTCTGAGTAGGTCTTTTCCATTTCCATTCTTTGAGATTCGCCAGCAATGTTAACGCCTATTGCTGTTGTATAATAGTAGTAGTTGATGTTACCGTTTTTGTCTTCCTTGAACGCGACTTTTTCGCCTGTCTCATCTTCAAATAGCAATGGTTTAATCATTCGCAGTTTTTGTTTTCCGGTTGCCTCACTCTCAAGCACGAGTGATCCATTCTCATAGGTAATAGAAGTGCGTGTCCAATAGGCACGTGTATTTTGATACAGCCCGACATATTTTTGCGCATCCGCTTCACTCAAGGTCATGAAAACAGGCTCAGCTTTTTTCTCTGTTTCTGGGAAATAATGATCCATGAATTCTTTGTAAATATCAGCGCTAACCATTGAATCATTGTTGTAGGACATGAAAAAGCCGGTTTTATGTTCCGGGATCAATACCATCAGGGAAGAATGGCCTGGCATGTTTCCGCCCTTCAAAACAACTTTCTGACCATTTGCATACTCTGGAAAATAGTTTTCAAAGCCTAAGGTTGTGATCGGGATGTCACCCGCGGAATACTGGTGCGTATGCATCAAATCCAAGCTTTTCTGGCTGACGATTTCCTTGCCGTCAAATTTTCCGTTTTGCAGGTGCATGATCATGTACTTTGCCATGTCATCTGCTGTTGATATAATGCTTCCCTGCGGACCATCAGTTGGATTGGTTCCTTCTAGCGGACGTTGCTCGCCAGTATTAAAGTAATTGGTAGCCATTCTCTTCATGAGCTCAGGCTTCAAGCGTACACTGGTCGAGGACATTCCGAGAGGTTTGAACACTTTCTCATCCATATACTGGTAAAATGGGATTCCACTTGTTTTTTCCACAGCGTAGCCAGCGAGCAAGAATCCTGTATTATCATACGTATAGACTTCGCCAGGTGGTCGGACGATGACCGGCATGTGCTTTGGAAAGAATTCATCCATAGAGATGTCTTGCCCGATGTATTGTGGACCGGTAAAGGTAGTTTCGTCCGGAAATTCGAAGCCGGGTGTGTAGGCGAGCAAGTCGTACATGGTGACTGGTTTTCCTGTCTTATTCGGAATTTTTAGTCCACCGAGATATTCCTCTATATTGGCATGCAGGTCAATTTTACCCGCATCGACTTGCTGCATGGCAGCCAAGGCGGTAAAGGTTTTCGATACTGAGCCAATTTGGAACACCGTGTCTTTATCAACAGGGGTTTTCTTTTCCTTGTCAGCAAAACCGTAGCCTTTGTTCACGATGACTTTGCCATCACGGACGACAACAAAGCTGGAACCAGCCACATTAAATTCTTTCATTTTTTTTGCAAACAGTGGATCAGCAAACGTTTCTATTTCTTTGGCATCCACCGGTCCTTGGGTAGCAATGGAAGCAGTCTGAGTAGATTCAACAGCACCGAGCGACTGTGTGCATGCGGAAATCAAGGTTGTGGAGAGAAGAAAAACAACGAGACTCATTTTTTGTATCACTTTTTTCATGTGCGATTCTCCTTTTTGTGTTACAAAACGTTTTGGCGCACCGACTCTGAGAGCGAGCGCTTGAGCACAGTATGGCAAAGCTCGTGTCATACTCGGTAGTTACTTCCTGTCATCACTTTTCCGACTAACAAATGATTTTGATGAAATGACATGACTTAGCCTGTCATATGACATTTTGATACTGGCTCATGTGACGCGCAGTGGTTTACGGTTATGGCAGACCGTCATTAGTGTGTCGGAAAAAGTATAGATAGGAGAGAATTAGCTTATATGAAAAAAGCGATCATGCGTAACGTTCAAAATGTTATCTTTTTGCTGTATACATTTGTCTCGGGAGTATTTTATTTATGTTTTTACATGGTCAGTATCATGCTTGGCTTGGCCTTGTCCTTTACCGTAGTGGGAATTCCATTGCTCACCAATGTTTTGCGTACAACTCAAACCTTTGTCCAGCATGAACGTATTCAGACGAAGATTTATACGGATATTTCCATAGAACCGTTGGCAATGAGAGAAAGAGCCAAGGGAAATCAATGGATGCAGGCTAAGGCGGAATTATCGGATGTAAAAAACTGGATATCCGTTTACTGGCTGATGAAAAAATTTGTCCTAGGCTGTATCTGCCTGGTGGTCGGAGTGCTCATCTACATTGCACCCGTATTTTTTGCGATCGTACCGTTGTGCTATCCTTTCGTGGAGATACATTTTTTCGGGAGCGTAGTGGATTCAGAGCTGAAGGCATTGCAAATCATGGGTTTAGGATTCATACTCATGATCGGATGCTCCAAGCTAGGGAACGGTCTGGTACAATTAGTTGGTGGGTACACCCGCTTGATGTTCAAAGCAATTAGGAGATGATGGTTTGTTAGATGTCGTGAAACAATGGGCTTGGTATGACTGGGTGATGTTTTTTTTACGTCTGATCGTTTGCTTTTCACTCACCGTTACGACTGTAAAATTTGGAGATTATCTCACGCTACCCTTATGGATGGTTATACTTTGGGAAATGATGGTGTTTTCCGTCCCGTGGATTTGTTTAATGCTGAGCTATCGTTATTATCTGATAGCAGAAATGCTCTTGTTTGGCGGATTATCGATTTATCTCACGTCTATGTTTCCGGAGGCGTACATTACTTTATTGATGCCTGCTTTTTTGATTGCCGCCAATAGTGCGGAGAAATCGTATCGCTGGGCGGCTCCCATTACAATTGTTTTCCTTCCACTGCTGATTGTGCTTTTTTCGCGGGAAATTGATGTCTTCGTGATTTTTTCGCAAGTCGGGCTTGCTTATGCGATAGGGTTTGCCTTTCATTTGCTCATCGTCAATCATCGGCAAAATGAAATTATTCTCAAGCAAAACAGTGTGCTGGAGCAATACCTCACCCAAATCGAGAAAGTGACTCTGCTGGAGGAGCGGGACCGACTCTCAAAGGACCTGCATGATACGATGGGGCATTCCTATGTCTCGATCATCATGGGGCTGGAAACCTTGCGTCAGGATGTAGCGTCGGAGGAAGGGGCGCAAAAGCTCGAATCCCTCTTGCAGCTTGCGCGAAAAGGTATGAAGGAAGTGCGAGGGTACTTGCATCAGATGGGGGCACCGCAAGAGACGCTTCCCTTGGTTCATTCGCTGAGGCAGCTTGCAGAGGAGTTTCAGACACATGCAAAAGTGAATGTGCGGTTTCGTGCAATTGGAGAAGAGTATCCGATCGGTAAACAAGTGAAAATGACCTTGTTTCGCTGCTTGCAGGAATCTTTGACGAATGCCGTACGACACGGGAACGCTACAGACATCGTCGTTTCCTTGCATTTTGAGCAGCAACAGACGAGGCTGGAAGTACAGGATAACGGTCACGGGGTGGATAATTGGGAGGATGGCTTCGGGATCACGACGATGAAAGAGCGGGCCGCGCTTCTGCAAGGAAGAGTATCCGTATACTCAGAGCGGGGAGAAGGAACGCTCATTACTTGTTTGGTTCCGAGGATGGTAGAGAGCACCGATGAAATCATTCGTTTGTTTATCGTCGATGATCACTCGTTTATTCGGGAAAGCTTGCGTTCCATATTAGAGGGACAGCGGGACCTGCGGGTAGTCGGGTTAGCAGAGGATGGGGTCC
This genomic stretch from Brevibacillus brevis harbors:
- a CDS encoding SMI1/KNR4 family protein, whose product is MQMPIKSNHIPPIGDCTNLFERLSKYISRFDEKWVNEIEPAKKEDIDTLKNLTQINKYNYHFPKEYEIYLNYMGQDDKGLLKTQLPGYASISEIINSYEGIHEEAPDTLSDKYIHFFQKELFDGQLSFDFTQTDNPLIVMTDEDSEFVSYFADNFEKLLFQCAFSKYERLNYDKCIIFAGSPNMLKEAIQKHNESDVFGIIDKFSKTYNFQRGWFSDLTHHIGFKDGISFYIDSRNNSLRGFIAGDLDKQIDIIGETLLAELCVNKKN
- a CDS encoding serine hydrolase; this encodes MKKAFQKMSLTVFLLSATLIAVCTQPLGAMEINQTASIAANNIKGPLDAKEVEAFADQLFAEKMKKFNVNGSNFAVVRDGKVLVNKGYGFADKEKKIPVDKDTVFQIGSVTKTFTAMAVLQQVDAGKIDLHHNVEEYLGDLKIPNKTGKPLTLYDMLTYSSGFDSPDITTFLGPQYIEQDISMAEFVSKNKMPSVIRPPGEVYSYDNTGFLLAGYAVEKASGIPFAQYMDEKVFKPLGMTSSSVRLKPELLKRMAAHYRPNGEPHPAEGFIPSDAPQGSILSTGEDMAKYLIMQLQNGKFDGKEIVSQKSLDLMHSYQIFAEKDIPVTTVGFENLYRELANGQHVVFKGGNIPGHASLIVLIPEQKTAFYMSYNSDSDMRSDIFKEFMDHYFPEKEKAEPVYLPLSERDAPKYIGLYQNTRGFWNRTSIAYENGSLMLEDKTGGKQKLRMIHPLLFVDEEGNKIAFKEDKNSNIQYFYYSTPKDVTHAVAHSQKMDRKETYSDVPNTSSYKTYISNVSALSIMGAKTEGKFDPTGTMTQGEFIDALVKANGWYGFPGDEDMNRQQLAASLPDLNLSAPISRQAAAVMIQTLKQLEPVATSKVKLQDKADAWAKDAITTLASQGIVDPDTKISADGFFTFRAKDLLKRQEASAMIDLAFGYHSLPVKW
- a CDS encoding beta-lactamase family protein — encoded protein: MKKVIQKMSLVVFLLSTTLISACTQSLGAVESTQTASIATQGPVDAKEIETFADPLFAKKMKEFNVAGSSFVVVRDGKVIVNKGYGFADKEKKTPVDKDTVFQIGSVSKTFTALAAMQQVDAGKIDLHANIEEYLGGLKIPNKTGKPVTMYDLLAYTPGFEFPDETTFTGPQYIGQDISMDEFFPKHMPVIVRPPGEVYTYDNTGFLLAGYAVEKTSGIPFYQYMDEKVFKPLGMSSTSVRLKPELMKRMATNYFNTGEQRPLEGTNPTDGPQGSIISTADDMAKYMIMHLQNGKFDGKEIVSQKSLDLMHTHQYSAGDIPITTLGFENYFPEYANGQKVVLKGGNMPGHSSLMVLIPEHKTGFFMSYNNDSMVSADIYKEFMDHYFPETEKKAEPVFMTLSEADAQKYVGLYQNTRAYWTRTSITYENGSLVLESEATGKQKLRMIKPLLFEDETGEKVAFKEDKNGNINYYYYTTAIGVNIAGESQRMEMEKTYSDVPNTSSYKTHINNLSALSIMGAKSGSKFDPTGTMTQGEFADTLIKAEGHYVMAGSEDGLRQQLAAGIPNLNPSAPITRQVAAAMIQNLKQLEPVATSKVTLQDPADAWAKDAITALVSQGIVDPDTKVNADGSFTFRAKDLLKRQEASALLDLAFGYYSLPIKR
- a CDS encoding sensor domain-containing protein, which produces MKKAIMRNVQNVIFLLYTFVSGVFYLCFYMVSIMLGLALSFTVVGIPLLTNVLRTTQTFVQHERIQTKIYTDISIEPLAMRERAKGNQWMQAKAELSDVKNWISVYWLMKKFVLGCICLVVGVLIYIAPVFFAIVPLCYPFVEIHFFGSVVDSELKALQIMGLGFILMIGCSKLGNGLVQLVGGYTRLMFKAIRR
- a CDS encoding hybrid sensor histidine kinase/response regulator transcription factor, giving the protein MLDVVKQWAWYDWVMFFLRLIVCFSLTVTTVKFGDYLTLPLWMVILWEMMVFSVPWICLMLSYRYYLIAEMLLFGGLSIYLTSMFPEAYITLLMPAFLIAANSAEKSYRWAAPITIVFLPLLIVLFSREIDVFVIFSQVGLAYAIGFAFHLLIVNHRQNEIILKQNSVLEQYLTQIEKVTLLEERDRLSKDLHDTMGHSYVSIIMGLETLRQDVASEEGAQKLESLLQLARKGMKEVRGYLHQMGAPQETLPLVHSLRQLAEEFQTHAKVNVRFRAIGEEYPIGKQVKMTLFRCLQESLTNAVRHGNATDIVVSLHFEQQQTRLEVQDNGHGVDNWEDGFGITTMKERAALLQGRVSVYSERGEGTLITCLVPRMVESTDEIIRLFIVDDHSFIRESLRSILEGQRDLRVVGLAEDGVQAVALCEELEPDLVLMDLEMPNMDGITATKRIKEKWPGIRVLVLSTFQDTEKAKEIMRSGADGYLLKSIDSRELAETIRLVHRGGTMIAQDLFHKMLDAQPASEQEDLLGAPKLSEKDENAYGLTKREQEILQMLSQGMRYKTIASKLYLSDGTVRNYASALYDKLGVRNRDDAVQKGKMEGLL